One window from the genome of Marinobacter sp. LV10R510-11A encodes:
- a CDS encoding DUF4258 domain-containing protein produces MKPITWNLEKNRLLQAERNVAFEDVVYHIMAGGILDTFEHPNQERYPGQQIHVVEIEGYAYLVPFLESEDEVFLKTVIPSRKATKTYLGGPK; encoded by the coding sequence ATGAAGCCAATAACATGGAATTTAGAGAAGAACAGGCTCCTCCAAGCTGAGAGAAATGTCGCTTTCGAGGACGTCGTTTACCACATCATGGCCGGGGGTATTCTGGATACGTTCGAGCATCCGAATCAGGAGCGTTATCCAGGCCAGCAAATTCATGTTGTTGAGATTGAGGGGTATGCCTACCTCGTCCCCTTCCTGGAGTCAGAAGATGAAGTTTTTTTGAAAACCGTTATTCCGAGCAGAAAAGCGACCAAAACTTACTTGGGAGGTCCGAAATGA
- a CDS encoding RES family NAD+ phosphorylase, whose amino-acid sequence MTNDRLLDEAGDLQLVASGDRLVGPGSSPVMAAFTHRGFRSRFTNGDFGVYYAADSLETAIAETIYYKERGMKAANESNRLLYNSVRRPGYECLAAFRPIALCAPAQSDGLAVAEEALSALAGQRRILKTRLSFFVQPTLDILMEDAGNQCLVGDTFC is encoded by the coding sequence ATGACCAATGACCGCCTGCTCGATGAGGCTGGGGATTTGCAGCTTGTCGCCTCGGGGGACCGCCTAGTGGGCCCCGGCTCCAGCCCGGTGATGGCGGCATTCACGCACCGGGGTTTCAGAAGCCGATTCACCAACGGTGATTTTGGAGTCTATTACGCGGCTGATTCGTTGGAAACGGCGATTGCTGAGACCATTTACTATAAGGAGCGGGGAATGAAGGCTGCTAACGAATCTAACAGACTACTCTACAACTCAGTTCGCCGTCCTGGTTACGAGTGCCTTGCCGCGTTCAGGCCTATTGCTTTATGTGCTCCCGCGCAAAGCGATGGTTTGGCCGTTGCGGAAGAAGCTTTGTCGGCGCTAGCAGGGCAAAGGCGGATATTGAAAACTCGGCTATCTTTCTTCGTGCAGCCGACCCTCGACATACTTATGGAGGATGCTGGTAACCAGTGTCTGGTAGGGGATACCTTCTGCTAA
- a CDS encoding antitoxin, whose amino-acid sequence MSRLDQEERELLEAFETGELKRAPHAENIQQRHQKYAEAMFKKDARINIRLSSKDLRGLQKKALAEGIPYQTLVTSILHKYVEGRLHEER is encoded by the coding sequence ATGAGTAGGCTAGATCAGGAAGAGCGTGAACTGCTAGAAGCGTTTGAAACCGGAGAGCTCAAGCGAGCTCCGCATGCTGAAAATATACAGCAGCGGCATCAAAAATACGCTGAGGCGATGTTCAAAAAAGATGCGCGAATTAATATACGGCTTTCTTCTAAAGACCTGCGTGGTCTTCAGAAAAAGGCGTTAGCAGAAGGTATCCCCTACCAGACACTGGTTACCAGCATCCTCCATAAGTATGTCGAGGGTCGGCTGCACGAAGAAAGATAG